The following proteins are co-located in the Sulfurospirillum deleyianum DSM 6946 genome:
- the fabG gene encoding 3-oxoacyl-ACP reductase FabG: MKFSGKNVLVTGAASGIGKEIALTLASYGLKVWVNYRSRPEQADAIKAEIEANGGVAAVIGFDVADEEAFVEGIKTIVDSDGELSYLVNNAGITNDKLAIRMKKEDFTSVIDINLTSAFVGCREALKVMSKKRFGSVVNIASIVGETGNAGQVNYSASKGGLIAMTKSFALEGSARDVRFNSVTPGFIATEMTDKLSAEIKESYTSKIPLKRFGTPKDIAEAVAFLLSDSSMYITGEVLKVNGGMYM, from the coding sequence ATGAAATTTAGTGGAAAAAATGTTTTAGTCACAGGTGCGGCAAGCGGTATTGGTAAAGAGATAGCATTGACATTAGCCAGTTATGGGCTTAAAGTGTGGGTGAATTATCGTTCTCGTCCAGAACAAGCCGATGCGATTAAGGCAGAAATTGAAGCCAATGGTGGTGTAGCTGCGGTGATTGGGTTTGATGTTGCCGATGAAGAAGCGTTCGTTGAGGGCATTAAAACGATTGTGGATAGCGATGGTGAGCTCTCCTATTTGGTCAATAATGCAGGTATTACCAATGATAAATTAGCGATTCGTATGAAAAAAGAGGATTTTACTTCGGTGATTGATATCAATTTAACCTCCGCATTTGTGGGATGCCGTGAAGCGTTAAAAGTGATGAGTAAAAAACGTTTTGGCAGTGTAGTAAATATCGCCTCTATCGTAGGTGAAACAGGTAATGCAGGTCAGGTCAATTACAGCGCAAGTAAAGGTGGTTTAATTGCTATGACCAAAAGTTTTGCACTTGAGGGGAGTGCAAGAGATGTTCGTTTTAACAGTGTTACACCAGGTTTCATTGCAACAGAAATGACCGATAAACTCAGTGCAGAAATTAAAGAGAGCTATACCTCTAAGATTCCACTGAAGCGTTTTGGAACTCCTAAAGATATCGCAGAAGCGGTGGCTTTTTTACTCAGTGATAGCTCAATGTATATCACAGGAGAAGTGCTTAAGGTGAACGGTGGAATGTACATGTAA
- the gpmI gene encoding 2,3-bisphosphoglycerate-independent phosphoglycerate mutase: MKPEIQKTLLIITDGIGHNESEVANAFAKAHKPTYDRLFKSVPYTFIQTSGLSVGLPEGQMGNSEVGHMCIGSGRILYQNLVKISLAAKDGSLANNKALQELLHVKGSIHIIGLVSDGGVHSHIEHIMALARIAEASGKNVFLHIITDGRDVSPTSGMGFVEQLEGLCNENIHIASISGRFFSMDRDNRWERVEQGYRVMVDAEPETSLHVKAYMQSMYDKGVSDEFIEPVAFEAYGGMKSDDGVIFANFRNDRMRELSRAIGFEAFSEFPRTLNGVACITMTEYDSSYPFPIMFESDTPQHTLSDVIADAGLSQFHTAETEKYAHVTFFFNGGIEEPKVGETRLLVPSPKVKTYDLQPEMSAHAVGDAVLKAMDEAYDFIVVNFANGDMVGHTGSLEAGIKAVEAVDAELGRLLEKAQKANYSVVLTSDHGNCEQMFDEENHTLTNHTTFDVYGFVIDKRVNRVKKGGLNNIAPTVLKLMGLPIPQEMDAPLVEF, encoded by the coding sequence TTGAAACCAGAAATTCAAAAAACCTTACTGATTATTACCGATGGTATTGGTCACAATGAAAGTGAGGTGGCAAATGCGTTTGCAAAAGCCCATAAACCAACGTACGATAGATTATTTAAGAGTGTTCCTTATACCTTTATTCAAACCTCTGGTTTGAGTGTTGGACTTCCAGAGGGACAAATGGGCAATAGCGAAGTCGGGCATATGTGCATCGGCAGTGGGCGTATTTTGTACCAAAATTTGGTCAAAATTTCACTCGCAGCCAAGGATGGCTCTTTAGCGAACAATAAAGCACTTCAAGAACTCTTACATGTAAAAGGGTCTATTCATATTATTGGGTTAGTGAGTGATGGGGGTGTGCATTCGCATATTGAGCATATCATGGCATTAGCACGTATCGCAGAAGCGAGTGGAAAAAACGTTTTTTTACATATTATTACTGATGGAAGAGATGTCTCTCCTACGTCTGGTATGGGATTTGTCGAGCAGTTAGAGGGGCTGTGCAATGAGAACATTCACATTGCTTCTATTTCAGGACGCTTCTTTAGTATGGATAGGGATAATCGCTGGGAGAGGGTTGAGCAAGGGTACCGTGTGATGGTCGATGCAGAGCCTGAAACATCTTTACATGTAAAGGCGTATATGCAAAGTATGTATGATAAAGGTGTGAGCGATGAGTTTATTGAACCTGTCGCATTTGAAGCGTATGGTGGGATGAAAAGTGACGACGGGGTGATTTTCGCCAATTTTAGAAATGATCGTATGCGTGAACTCTCTCGTGCCATTGGTTTTGAAGCGTTTAGCGAATTTCCTCGCACCCTCAATGGCGTTGCTTGCATTACCATGACAGAATACGATAGTAGTTATCCTTTTCCTATTATGTTTGAATCTGACACTCCTCAACATACACTCAGCGATGTGATTGCTGATGCGGGGCTTTCACAGTTTCATACGGCTGAGACGGAAAAATATGCGCATGTGACTTTCTTTTTTAATGGCGGAATTGAAGAGCCAAAAGTAGGCGAGACAAGGCTTTTAGTGCCTAGTCCAAAAGTCAAAACCTATGATTTACAGCCTGAAATGAGTGCCCACGCCGTAGGCGATGCCGTTTTAAAAGCAATGGATGAGGCGTATGATTTTATTGTCGTGAATTTTGCCAATGGCGATATGGTTGGACACACGGGAAGTTTAGAAGCGGGTATTAAAGCCGTAGAAGCGGTGGATGCTGAGCTTGGACGCTTGTTAGAGAAGGCTCAAAAGGCAAATTACTCTGTTGTGTTGACAAGCGATCATGGAAATTGCGAACAGATGTTTGATGAAGAAAATCATACGCTTACCAACCATACAACCTTTGATGTGTATGGTTTTGTGATAGATAAACGAGTTAACCGTGTCAAAAAAGGTGGGCTTAACAATATAGCTCCAACGGTTTTAAAGCTCATGGGGTTACCCATCCCTCAAGAGATGGATGCGCCATTAGTCGAATTTTAA
- the mraY gene encoding phospho-N-acetylmuramoyl-pentapeptide-transferase yields the protein MLYALYKLTSINLFQYITVRAGIAFFLAFILTVYLMPKFIQWAKARNANQPIYSLAPQTHQKKGKTPTMGGIVFLCAATLAVLMCARMNNLFVISSLTCLLLFGLIGMKDDLSKILGKSNTAGLTPRAKLLFQVIAASIVSFILYYSIDLDTTFFIPFYKYPLFDMHLLALGFWVLVMVSASNAVNLTDGLDGLATVPSILSILSLAVFVYVGGNAFLSSYLLLPKVGGSGEVVIVATAVMGSLVGFLWFNCYPAEVFMGDSGSLSVGAFIGYMAIISKNEILLIVIGFVFVLETVSVILQVGSYKTRKKRIFLMAPIHHHFEVKGWPENKIIVRFWIIALMSNLLALTALKIR from the coding sequence ATGCTATATGCTCTTTACAAACTCACATCGATTAACCTTTTTCAGTACATTACGGTTCGTGCAGGTATTGCCTTCTTTTTGGCGTTTATTTTGACCGTTTATTTGATGCCAAAGTTCATTCAATGGGCAAAAGCTCGCAACGCCAATCAGCCAATTTATTCTCTTGCTCCTCAAACACACCAAAAAAAAGGCAAAACACCTACGATGGGAGGCATTGTCTTTTTATGTGCGGCAACACTAGCGGTACTTATGTGCGCACGAATGAACAACCTTTTTGTTATCTCTTCACTAACTTGTCTTCTGCTCTTTGGACTGATTGGTATGAAAGATGACCTTTCCAAAATTTTAGGCAAAAGCAATACCGCAGGACTCACGCCAAGAGCAAAATTGCTTTTTCAAGTTATTGCTGCGTCCATTGTTTCATTTATTTTGTATTACAGTATTGATTTAGACACCACCTTTTTTATCCCTTTTTACAAATACCCTCTGTTTGATATGCACCTCTTAGCCTTAGGTTTTTGGGTATTGGTTATGGTTTCAGCCAGTAATGCGGTCAATCTCACCGATGGACTTGATGGATTAGCAACCGTCCCTTCCATTCTCTCTATTCTCTCCCTTGCCGTCTTTGTTTATGTCGGTGGCAATGCCTTTTTAAGCAGTTACTTACTCCTTCCAAAAGTCGGAGGTAGTGGTGAAGTGGTCATTGTCGCCACAGCGGTTATGGGCTCATTGGTCGGATTTTTATGGTTTAACTGCTACCCCGCAGAAGTTTTTATGGGCGATAGTGGGAGTCTTAGTGTGGGTGCGTTTATTGGGTATATGGCGATTATTTCAAAAAATGAAATTTTGCTCATTGTGATTGGATTTGTATTTGTTTTAGAGACAGTTTCGGTTATTTTACAGGTAGGAAGTTACAAAACACGTAAAAAACGTATCTTCCTTATGGCGCCAATTCATCACCATTTTGAGGTGAAAGGTTGGCCAGAAAACAAGATTATCGTGAGATTTTGGATTATTGCGCTCATGTCAAATCTTTTAGCACTTACGGCATTGAAAATACGATGA
- the murD gene encoding UDP-N-acetylmuramoyl-L-alanine--D-glutamate ligase translates to MITLFGHGKTTKAIAKRYAGNCQIFDDAFTCKGEDEYGNLLLPPSFFEPEKSSVEIPSPGFPTEHLLIQKALHVTSEYDFFKEAMPFSIWISGTNGKTTTTQMCQFLLEKQGAVAGGNIGTPLAELDEKAPIWVLETSSFTFHYTKVTAPDMYLLLPIKPDHLTWHGSMEAYIDAKLSPLARMKEGSVAILPKAHANVKTLAHVIAYENEEDLAQQLGIELSKINFKTPFLLDAVLAMSAQKVLFDTIDYERINTFKIDHYKIEEFHDKQGRLWVDDSKGTNVDATIEALKRYKDEEILLVLGGDDKGVDLQELFDFMKPLHVKIFAIGSNTERLATFAQKEGLWLSKCFVLEEAMKQIHALHTTKSVALLSPAAASLDQFKSYAHRGDLFKALALS, encoded by the coding sequence ATGATAACACTTTTTGGACACGGAAAAACAACCAAAGCAATTGCAAAACGCTATGCAGGAAACTGCCAAATTTTTGATGATGCCTTTACATGTAAAGGTGAAGATGAATACGGAAACCTCCTACTTCCACCCTCTTTTTTTGAGCCAGAAAAAAGCAGTGTAGAGATTCCAAGTCCAGGCTTTCCAACAGAGCATCTACTGATTCAAAAAGCCTTACATGTCACCAGCGAATATGACTTTTTTAAAGAGGCGATGCCTTTTAGCATCTGGATTAGTGGCACCAATGGCAAAACCACTACCACCCAAATGTGCCAATTTCTCTTAGAAAAACAAGGTGCCGTTGCAGGTGGAAATATTGGGACACCTCTAGCAGAATTGGATGAAAAAGCGCCGATTTGGGTCTTAGAAACCAGCTCGTTTACCTTTCACTACACCAAAGTCACCGCACCCGATATGTATCTGCTTTTACCCATTAAGCCTGACCATCTGACATGGCATGGAAGTATGGAAGCTTACATAGACGCAAAACTCTCTCCTTTGGCACGCATGAAAGAAGGGAGTGTGGCTATCTTGCCAAAAGCACACGCCAACGTGAAAACCCTAGCCCATGTGATTGCGTATGAGAATGAGGAAGATTTAGCCCAACAATTAGGCATAGAACTTTCAAAAATAAACTTTAAAACACCCTTTTTACTCGACGCTGTGCTTGCGATGAGTGCACAAAAAGTTCTTTTTGATACCATTGATTACGAGCGCATTAATACCTTTAAAATCGACCATTATAAAATTGAAGAGTTCCACGATAAACAAGGACGTCTCTGGGTCGATGACTCCAAGGGAACCAATGTGGATGCGACCATTGAAGCGCTTAAACGCTATAAAGATGAAGAAATTTTACTCGTTTTAGGCGGTGATGATAAAGGGGTCGATTTGCAAGAGCTTTTTGACTTTATGAAACCTTTACATGTAAAGATATTTGCCATTGGCTCGAACACCGAACGACTGGCTACCTTTGCGCAAAAAGAGGGGCTGTGGCTTTCTAAATGCTTTGTACTTGAAGAAGCCATGAAGCAGATTCATGCCCTCCACACCACCAAAAGCGTTGCCCTTCTCTCTCCTGCTGCTGCGAGTTTGGATCAATTCAAATCGTATGCTCACCGAGGTGATTTATTTAAGGCTTTGGCTCTTTCTTGA
- a CDS encoding AAA family ATPase, which produces MQEEKNYHILSLKLEESLKSSLFDQDFAIEMVAKHLVEMPFFHSKIRALFTFMGVPNCGKRYMAELLLKADARLESFQAFQMDQYNDVLSSEEPLSLSLENDVVAFVEAHPKALLFFEDIDKADIQAQLALYMLFSDVKKAPVDFSEVVVVMSTTRLSGLLKRADLQTLFRHDPLQAHTFLMERFAQEEIILNGNKERVFNAKLLSLLNEGTLIPFNPLSLTALIKIGAHSLHTLSYQFNQQSGVQMEYKNIDTFISLLTLSLAPYLNARYIQTKLPETLFNGVYALLKQHPKVTHITYNVSLKAKAFVRDALRNQPLLLKKIGKQQWRISLEWSLHVKGDKANYTLKHAFYTKEQLHVNTQDALCISEVTFQDIAGQERVKEALREVLTLFKEPERLKHFSMLPPKGMILYGPAGMGKKLLARAFAHEADMPYIVLRDADLFDGAKIRKAYAQAYSSAPAIVILEDIDVQGITSGVISTMNVAPVIEEIDAITQSFETPLFTIVTIAQKDDIPDALIKTGRLDICIEVPKLDMQARRFFIEEILKMPHDATIDVDRVVRYISGMGGDALKRIGQEAALFAARKGFKEISEEMLLEQINVIKYGAKLENKQIRDIEMSMTKTAYHEAGHAVLSYVLTPMIKIEQVTVAPRSDALGFVSFHHDDYIDAISKKELFSNICILLAGRIAKMERFGQGGMESGAMNDLEVATMQAYAAIALFGMDDELGYINVSGIESEYDKELLSKKIEERLLVWMKNAQTQTEKEVKRLWPAIEAVALALLQKEMIDGMELKNIIEAKLTDEMKKREK; this is translated from the coding sequence ATGCAAGAAGAAAAAAACTATCATATTTTGAGTCTAAAACTTGAAGAAAGCCTCAAATCTTCCCTCTTTGACCAAGATTTTGCCATAGAAATGGTTGCTAAGCATTTGGTTGAAATGCCTTTTTTTCACTCAAAAATCAGAGCGTTGTTTACCTTTATGGGTGTGCCAAATTGCGGTAAGCGTTATATGGCAGAGTTACTTTTGAAGGCAGATGCTAGACTGGAGTCTTTCCAAGCGTTTCAGATGGATCAGTACAATGATGTCTTAAGTTCTGAAGAGCCTTTGTCATTGAGTCTTGAAAACGATGTCGTAGCGTTTGTAGAGGCTCATCCTAAAGCGCTGCTCTTTTTTGAGGATATTGACAAAGCGGATATTCAGGCACAATTAGCACTTTATATGCTTTTTTCAGACGTGAAGAAAGCTCCTGTGGATTTTTCAGAGGTCGTTGTGGTTATGAGCACCACCCGTTTAAGTGGTTTGCTTAAACGAGCCGATTTACAGACGCTCTTTCGTCATGACCCCTTACAAGCGCATACTTTTTTAATGGAGCGTTTCGCCCAAGAAGAGATAATCCTTAATGGCAATAAAGAACGGGTTTTTAACGCTAAGCTTCTCTCTTTACTCAACGAAGGTACTTTAATTCCTTTTAATCCTTTGAGTTTAACCGCTTTGATTAAAATTGGCGCACACAGTTTGCATACACTCTCCTATCAGTTTAACCAACAAAGTGGCGTGCAAATGGAGTATAAAAATATTGATACCTTTATCTCCTTGCTCACCCTCTCTTTAGCACCTTATTTAAATGCACGTTATATTCAAACGAAGCTTCCCGAGACGCTTTTTAACGGGGTTTATGCACTTTTAAAACAACACCCAAAGGTGACGCACATAACGTATAATGTCTCGTTAAAGGCTAAAGCATTTGTGCGGGATGCCCTACGCAATCAGCCCCTTTTACTTAAAAAAATTGGTAAACAGCAGTGGCGCATTAGCCTTGAGTGGTCTTTACATGTAAAAGGAGACAAAGCAAACTATACGCTTAAACATGCCTTTTACACCAAGGAGCAGTTACATGTAAACACGCAAGACGCTTTATGTATCTCAGAGGTGACGTTTCAAGACATTGCGGGGCAAGAGCGGGTCAAAGAGGCGTTGCGTGAGGTGCTCACCCTTTTTAAAGAGCCAGAACGCTTAAAACACTTCTCGATGCTTCCACCCAAAGGGATGATTTTATACGGACCTGCTGGAATGGGTAAAAAACTCTTAGCCCGTGCCTTTGCGCATGAGGCTGATATGCCTTACATCGTCCTTCGGGATGCGGATTTGTTTGATGGCGCTAAAATTCGAAAAGCGTATGCCCAAGCGTACAGTTCTGCTCCTGCCATTGTGATTTTAGAGGATATTGATGTGCAAGGAATTACTAGCGGGGTGATTTCGACGATGAATGTTGCCCCTGTGATTGAAGAAATCGATGCTATCACGCAAAGTTTTGAGACGCCGTTATTTACCATTGTGACCATCGCTCAAAAAGATGATATTCCTGATGCCTTAATTAAAACAGGGCGTTTAGATATTTGCATTGAAGTGCCAAAACTCGATATGCAAGCCAGACGCTTTTTCATTGAGGAGATTTTAAAAATGCCACACGATGCGACGATTGACGTTGATAGAGTGGTGCGCTACATTTCAGGCATGGGTGGCGATGCACTTAAACGCATTGGACAAGAGGCTGCGCTTTTTGCGGCACGTAAAGGTTTTAAAGAGATTAGCGAAGAGATGCTCTTAGAGCAGATCAATGTCATTAAATATGGCGCAAAATTGGAGAATAAACAGATTCGTGATATTGAGATGTCTATGACAAAAACAGCCTACCATGAAGCAGGGCATGCCGTCCTTTCCTATGTTCTTACGCCCATGATTAAAATTGAGCAAGTCACGGTTGCGCCTCGCAGTGATGCTTTAGGGTTTGTCTCCTTTCACCACGATGATTATATTGATGCGATTTCTAAAAAAGAGCTCTTTTCCAATATCTGTATTTTGCTCGCTGGACGTATTGCCAAAATGGAGCGCTTTGGGCAAGGAGGGATGGAAAGTGGAGCAATGAATGACCTTGAAGTAGCAACCATGCAAGCATATGCTGCTATCGCACTCTTTGGCATGGATGATGAGTTGGGATACATTAATGTCAGTGGCATTGAATCCGAGTACGATAAAGAGTTGCTTTCAAAAAAGATTGAAGAGCGCCTTTTGGTCTGGATGAAAAACGCACAAACGCAAACCGAAAAAGAGGTCAAACGTTTATGGCCCGCCATTGAAGCGGTGGCTTTGGCTTTACTGCAAAAAGAGATGATTGATGGAATGGAGCTTAAAAATATTATTGAGGCAAAACTCACAGATGAAATGAAAAAGAGGGAAAAATAA
- a CDS encoding GGDEF domain-containing protein, with the protein MFNERWQTLVDVVDFAFQPIVNIYTGKLYAVEALIRNYESAGFVTIDAIFDTAFSEKILYTLDVKLREKAIHKFSLFPFSKHIKLFYNLDNRITMMPDFKSGYTCELLSSYEMDTSNICFELSEKHQVGMYAGVDKLVLNLYKQQGYKMAIDDFGVGFSGLQMLFNADPNFIKIDRFFISEIHLSKKKRLFVSSIVQIAQVMGIFTIAEGVECEEEYLECKKLGCDMVQGFFVQKPTRNVCEIVSSYEHLKFVAQNEKRKSTQSSDIARYLQKNHPVFIDSSINDVYEMLRADKSVHFVPVLERDFTPIGVIKDTDIKTYIYSNYGKALLYNITQGSLKKIVSSCGRADINDPIEKILKIYGFDDENDAILITENEKYVGYLSSKVLLEMINEKNIVDAKDQNPLTGLSGNRIINEFVSTAMESHEKVMMAYFDFDNFKPFNDYYGFRKGDRAITLFADILRSAVGIEECLIGHVGGDDFFLGWNLKEEHTFEKIYDIVHEIVVKFAEDIQSFYCEEGRSSGYILAKNRDGMLQSFPLMTVSAAVICHGFGHQHDLDDNELNEIFGRLKKSAKFSPAHIACVDLGVIKPA; encoded by the coding sequence ATGTTTAATGAACGATGGCAAACTTTGGTTGATGTTGTGGATTTTGCTTTTCAACCCATTGTCAATATTTACACAGGTAAATTGTATGCAGTAGAGGCGTTAATCCGCAATTATGAGAGTGCTGGTTTTGTAACGATAGATGCTATTTTTGATACGGCTTTTAGTGAAAAGATTCTTTATACCCTTGATGTTAAACTGCGAGAAAAAGCCATTCATAAATTTTCTCTTTTCCCCTTCTCGAAGCATATTAAACTTTTTTATAACCTCGATAATCGCATTACGATGATGCCTGATTTTAAATCGGGTTATACGTGTGAGCTTTTAAGCAGTTACGAGATGGACACGTCTAATATCTGTTTTGAGCTCTCCGAAAAACATCAGGTAGGCATGTATGCGGGGGTCGATAAACTGGTATTGAACCTCTATAAACAGCAAGGCTACAAAATGGCGATTGATGATTTTGGTGTGGGATTTTCAGGGCTACAAATGCTTTTCAATGCCGATCCAAATTTTATCAAGATTGACCGTTTTTTTATCAGTGAAATTCATCTGAGTAAGAAAAAGAGGCTTTTTGTAAGCTCCATTGTTCAGATTGCTCAGGTCATGGGTATTTTTACGATTGCGGAGGGGGTTGAGTGCGAAGAGGAGTATTTGGAGTGTAAAAAGCTAGGATGTGACATGGTGCAAGGCTTTTTTGTTCAAAAACCAACACGTAATGTCTGTGAAATCGTTTCTTCGTATGAACATTTGAAGTTTGTTGCTCAAAATGAAAAACGCAAAAGTACGCAAAGCTCAGATATTGCACGCTACCTTCAAAAAAACCATCCTGTGTTTATTGATTCGAGTATCAATGATGTGTATGAGATGTTAAGAGCCGATAAATCTGTGCATTTTGTGCCTGTGTTAGAGCGTGATTTTACGCCTATTGGGGTGATTAAAGATACGGATATTAAGACTTATATTTATTCTAATTATGGCAAAGCGTTGTTGTACAACATTACGCAAGGAAGTCTCAAAAAGATTGTCTCTTCATGCGGAAGAGCCGATATTAATGACCCGATTGAGAAAATTTTAAAGATTTATGGTTTTGATGATGAAAATGACGCTATTTTGATTACGGAAAATGAAAAATACGTGGGTTATTTAAGTTCTAAAGTGCTTTTGGAGATGATTAATGAGAAAAATATCGTCGATGCAAAAGACCAAAATCCCCTAACAGGACTCTCTGGCAATCGTATCATCAATGAATTTGTCTCAACGGCGATGGAATCACACGAAAAAGTGATGATGGCGTATTTTGATTTTGACAATTTTAAGCCTTTCAACGACTATTATGGTTTTCGCAAGGGGGATCGTGCTATTACCTTGTTTGCGGATATTTTAAGAAGTGCTGTGGGGATAGAAGAGTGCTTGATAGGCCATGTGGGAGGGGATGATTTTTTTTTGGGATGGAACTTGAAAGAGGAGCATACCTTTGAAAAAATTTATGACATTGTGCATGAAATTGTCGTGAAATTTGCGGAAGATATTCAAAGTTTTTACTGTGAAGAGGGGCGTAGTTCAGGATATATTTTGGCAAAAAATCGTGATGGAATGCTCCAATCATTTCCTTTGATGACCGTGAGTGCAGCGGTAATTTGTCATGGCTTTGGGCATCAGCATGATTTAGACGATAACGAACTCAATGAAATTTTTGGACGTTTAAAAAAGAGTGCAAAATTTTCACCGGCACATATCGCTTGTGTGGATTTAGGGGTGATTAAACCAGCGTAA
- a CDS encoding substrate-binding periplasmic protein, whose protein sequence is MHLRVLIGFFVLLELATTLVAQTFVYTEPNPPFNFREKGVVKGISLDVLEASLATIRPRFSQEEIHLAPWKEVYDEALKHPTSFLISASRLKERESFFQWVGPIATVRLGVITKRGMEIPKGKNSLEILQNLKIATIKETSAEKVLFKEIGENNSLNITRVSTPLQGYKMLEYGRVDALVYTDLPFVYHLVNENQDVTQYKMAHVLLNTDYYIAAGKEIPKEQITIMQSQLNRLKEPDAQGSSMYERIMARYFKGAVLNP, encoded by the coding sequence ATGCATTTAAGAGTATTGATAGGATTTTTTGTGTTATTGGAGTTAGCAACGACTCTTGTGGCACAGACATTTGTTTATACAGAACCTAATCCTCCTTTTAACTTTCGTGAGAAAGGGGTTGTTAAAGGAATTAGTTTAGATGTTTTAGAAGCGAGTTTAGCAACGATTCGACCACGTTTTTCACAAGAGGAGATACACCTCGCCCCGTGGAAAGAGGTGTACGATGAAGCGTTGAAACATCCTACATCATTTTTGATTAGTGCTTCACGACTTAAAGAGAGGGAATCTTTTTTTCAATGGGTTGGACCTATTGCCACAGTTCGTTTGGGTGTGATTACCAAACGAGGGATGGAGATACCTAAGGGAAAGAATAGTTTGGAGATTCTACAAAATCTAAAAATAGCGACGATTAAAGAGACATCCGCAGAGAAAGTTCTTTTTAAAGAGATTGGAGAGAACAATTCTTTAAATATTACCCGTGTTTCAACACCGCTTCAAGGGTACAAGATGCTTGAATATGGACGGGTGGATGCTTTGGTTTATACTGATCTTCCCTTTGTCTATCATTTGGTCAATGAAAATCAAGATGTCACTCAATACAAAATGGCACATGTGCTCTTAAATACTGATTATTATATTGCTGCAGGAAAAGAGATTCCTAAAGAGCAAATTACCATTATGCAAAGTCAACTCAACCGTTTAAAAGAGCCAGATGCACAAGGTTCTAGTATGTATGAACGTATTATGGCTCGCTACTTTAAAGGCGCAGTCCTTAATCCTTAG